The Hemitrygon akajei unplaced genomic scaffold, sHemAka1.3 Scf000036, whole genome shotgun sequence genome segment gggaagagagatcccacaggaggaagggggatctggaagagagatcccacaggaggaaggaggataggaCAGAGAGATCATGCAGTAGGAAAGgtcacggggaagagagatcccacaggaggaaggggatggggaatagagatcccactcgaggaagggggataggaaagagtgatcctacgtgaggaatggggatgggaaggacagatcccaccggaggaaggcggatggggaagagaaatcccacagaaggaagtgggatggggaagacagatcccacaggaggaagtgggatgcggaacagagttcccacaggtcgaagggggatagaaaagagagatcctacgggagaaaggggaatgggaaggagagatcccacaggaggaaggcggatggtgaagggagatccaacaggaggaagagggatggtggagagagatcccacaggaggaaggggatggggaagggagatcccacaggaggaagggggattgggaagagagatcccacaggaggaaggggatggggaagagagatcctacaggaggaagggggatggggaagagagatcccacaggaggaaggggatggggaagagagatcccacaggaggaagggggatggggaaaaatgatcgcttgggaggaagggggatgggtaaaggagattccacacgaggaaggggatagggtagagatatcgcacaggaggaagggggatgggtaaaggagatcccacacgaggaagggggatggggaagagagattccacacgaggaaggggatagggtagagatatcgcacaggaggaagggggatgggtaaaggagatcccacacgaggaagggggatggggaagagagattccacaggaggaagggggatggggaagggagattccacaggaggaaggggatgggttatcgagatcccacaagaggaaggggatggggaagagagatcccactcgaggaaggaggataggaaagagtgatcctacgggaggaatggggatgggaaggagagatcccaccggaggaaggcggatggggaagagaaatcccacagaaggaaggaaattggatggggaatacagatcccacaggaggaagtgggatggggaacagagttcccacaggccgaaggtggatagaaaagagagatcctacgggagaaaggggaatgggaagtagagatcccacaggaggaaggcggatggtgaagggagatccaacaggaggaagagagatggtggagagagatcccacaagagaatggggaatggggaagagagatcctacaggaggaagggggatggggaagagagatcccacaggaggaagggtatggggaagagagatcccacaggaagaaggggaatggggaagagagatcctatcggaggaagcgggatgaggaaaaatgatcgcttgggaggaagggggatgggtaaaggagattccacacgaggaaggggatagggtagagatatcgcacaagaagaagggggatgggtaaaggagatcccacacgaggaaaggggatggggaagagagatcccacaggaggaaaggggatggggaagagagatcccacaggaggaagtggatggggaagagagatcccacaggaggaagggggatggggaagagagatccctcaggaagaagtgatggggatgagagatcccacaagaggatgggaatggggaagagagatcccacaggaggaagggagatggggaaagtgatccgacaggaggaaggggatggagaagagagataccacaggaggaaagggatcgggaggTGAGATCCcatacgaggaagggggatggggaagagagatgccacaggaggaagggggatctggaagagagatcacacaggaggaaggggttgggaagagagatcccacaggaggaaggtgttcagaagagagatcccacaggaggaagtggatagggaagagagatcccacagcaggaacagGGGTGTGGAAGAGAAATCTGACAAGAGGAAGGGTAATGGCTAAGAGAAATCCAACAGGaaaaagggggattgggaagagtgatcgcacaggatgaagggggatgggggagagtgattgcacaggatgaagggggtggcatttgtcacaattcatcTCAATCTGATTTACTGCAGTTTTACCCAAATCCGTTTACTTTGAAACAGCACAATGGAACAGTGTCACAGTTCTGAGTgaaagataaatcaagttacctcaactcctggcacttgtgcagcccgggtcccagccgctggattccttcacactgaatgttgcaTTTCTCCAGGTTGAGatattttattgtatcacagagtccgatggcatgagacaggaccgcgcagtcaactGGGGTCAGTGTCGTTCCACTGAATGAcaatgtttccacagatcccagtgcggcctgagccagtacacgattctgagactcaaacaggtagtgcaatgtgttcaggagtctCCTTCTACCAATGTCACCCGTGTTtctactctggcgtttaaccttgTTCTTcaaccagtcaatcacccggcaggttgtttcatgaggaaatggacccagaaactcctccaggccctgagctgtcattgggttggagagaccagcaacaaaacggagaaatacctcaaatcgcccatcttttgtcttgtgggcttcagtgaggaatttcaggatattctCGGGATGTAcagtcaggaattgtgcgactgcagctacaaactcttgaatggtgaggtgtgggaatgtgtacaccacactctgggcagaatcctctctctccaaaagctccatcaggaacccggacaggaactgggaaggctgcagattgaacttgatcaaatctccgtctgcaaacacaatcttcttctcggaaactcctctgtaggccatctgacccaccctgagtaacacatcacggggtctctcaatctcacggccgtgatttttcaggatgttgtaaatatagtaggagtacagttgagtgatggtcttgggaactcgctgcgggtccctgactctttgtgtgaagaaggggcccagtgccagagcgaggatccagcagtaggaggggttgtagctcatggtgtacaggatctcgttctcctgcacgtgtttgaaaacagctgctgccaccgtctgatcttcaaaatgcctgatgaaatattccttccgttcctcaccaacaaatcccaggatttcagcccagacaccgaTATTcgctttttccaagaaatgtaacacagtggggcgggtggtcaccaacactgaacaccctgggagcagcttgccctgaaTTAAACTGTACACtatgtcagacaccttgcaccggaattcaggatctgtgcatgagTCCTGAGGGTCCGTGTTTCTccggctgtcagcaaaatcaattgtgtcgttgaattcatccaaaccatcgaatataaacagcaatccctctgggttcttccagacttctctcaggatattcccaaagtaaggatactgatccagaatcagttccctcaggtttattctgcagttgatagagtttaaatcccggaatttgaaactgaagacaaactggaactgttggaatattttcccctcggcccagtcataaacaatcttttgaaccattgttgttttcccgattccTGGCACGCCGGCTACTGCTGCGGAACtgccagatttggatttactgcGGGAAAAACTGCTGTGGAATAACTGAGCAGTCTGTATTTTTTCTAACGCTCTACGGAGATGTTTCTCTCTATAATCCTCGtgatctctgcctcttgccagcagctcgtgttccaccagtctccgatctcgaagagttgaaatgaccgtgagctttgtgtatcgatcaaccagctggaaaaccttcaccttctccctcatcaggatcgtgttcactctcagtgtttcagtttgtgcccgcagagtctccttgtgtttctgttgaacatcttcatgGGAACAAAAACATATTCAAAATGTTAACTAGCTCAActgacaaagaactttataactacattccaatattcagtgtttgagattacatgaattaattcaatgcttccatggatattaggacagaaagtaaaattctgttcacagacacAGGAACTAACAGCAATGATTGTCTCAGAAAAATGTCCAATCCTGATATTCTGACACTAATTACTGATGAAGGTGAACGTTCCCCGGATATCctattgcaatcctgactgcactcccgttacaacatttcactatatttaaagcattgtttgcatcattaacaGACGATGTTATTGCTGACCTGGTGAGGAAATACggagagcaggacactgtgcattttggcAAAGCTACACACTGGGGTgtcacaggtgtccactgcaAACACCAATGGTGTCAAAACAGGAACAGAACATGCGGGAAATGGaggtttctttactcagagatgttcctgaatcGGAAGAGCGTCGGCATttagagaaggcaggataatggggttgagaagaattGCGGAGCAAATTCACTGAGCTGAATGGCTTCATTATCTTCCTAAGACTTATGGTTTTAGGGAGtatctagagtattgtgttcacttctgattgtccagcACTGGgatgattggagagggtgcagaacaggttcaccaggatgttgcttggattcggTGCCATGTGAGGTAAGTAGTGGTTTGAGAAACTTGGATTGTTTATTCTGGAGTTAGAATAGAGATCTGACAGATGTTTATAAGATTGAGAGATCAGATTTGGGGTAGAGAGCCTGTATTTTACTTTCAACTTGGGATTCATGGctcataccagagggcatttggttaaggtGAAATGGGGTAAATTTAGTGTACATGTGGGCAGATTTTTCACAGCCTGGGTCGTGTTGGAGGCAACTATGTCATAGATTCTCCAAGAGATacgtgaatgtgcaggaaatgtgaGGGTATGGTCAATAGCATAAGAGAGGATAACAAAgtgttttttttgttctttcccagatatataaagagtaaaacaaGTAGAGTGTTGATATcgaaccgctggaaaatgatgttgtagATTTAGTAACGGGTGAAAAGGAAATGTCAGACATactctgtggaagtcactagcagaATTCCAAATTGTAAAGAGCATCAGCGGACAGAATTGAGTGCAGCTGCTATtacgaaggagaaggtgcttcggaatctgaaaggtctgaagagagAACGgtcacctggactgggtcatacagtgtgtcaggaacctgtctggggtgtgtggggatTCCCAGAGTGTTAGGACCCAGAGTGTAAGGTTCAGAGACACAAGGACTGGATTAATACATTAACagctggaacagctggaaaaatacACTTTACAATGTTCAGGCTGCAACGAGAGATGATCTGAATTGTAACCTGAAACCAGAGATCGACGAATGATTGATGGTGGATTTTCGTTCCCAGATTCTGCCAAGTCACAGTCTAACAtttgagatgtggtttgaactgagatttcatcactcacctatcagtTCAGTGGGTAACTCAGACAACCCTTGTGCGATGTTTATGTATTCCTCTGggtcaggacctgtttaaatcaAAAAAAGAGTTCATGAAAACAGAACTAAAATAATTACAACTATTCAGTTCAATGTGCCTTTGTGTTGAGTGCGTGTTTTTAACATACCGAGCTCCTGTATCTCCCTCAGTAtcctgtccaacttcggtaactcagtcctccacatcacaaaggattcccacatcgccctccgggcccgggagcctttgcccatcaccaaactgaggaagagtctggaacactctgtccggtttcccttctctgtcagttcagtgactttctataaaAGCAAACAATTAATTTATTGTGGAGTAGATGGACAGACATGGCGAATCTCACAGATTAAtattcatcctggattaatgagctGAGGTGAGTTTGACCGACGGTCCTGATAAGATGCAAAATTAATTTTAGACTGAATGCCTGTTCAACAGTCCAGATATGCAGCTCTTGCACTTATGTCATACAACGATATgactattacagcacagtaacaccgtccgtgccgagcgcttactctcacctagtcccacctacctgcactcagcccataaccctccattcctttcctgtccatatacatatccagtTTTTAAAATGCCACTTCTACtgtaagctcattccacacagttaccactctctgagtaaagaagttccccctcgtgttaccccttaacttttgcccccaactctcaactcatgtccattTGTTTGAATCtcgcctactctcaatggaaaaaagcctatccatatcaaccctatctatcccctcataattttaaatgcctctatcaaatgcccccccccccccctgaaaCTTCAACGCtgtaaagaataaagacttaacttgttcaacctttctctgtacttaggtgctgagacccaggtaacattctagtaaatctcctctgtacactctatattttgttgacatctttatgAATAATGcggtggccagaactgtacacaatactccaaatttggccttacaaatgccttgtacaatttatctttacttcccaactcctgtactcaatgctctgatttaaaaaggccagcatatcaaaagctttcttcaccaccctatccacatgagattccaccttcagggaactatgcaccattattactAGTTCACTGTGTTATACTGCACtcttcaacgccctaccatttaccatgtatgtcctattttgattagtcctacaaaAATAAAGCACCTcaaacttatcagcattaaactcaatctgcaaactttcagcccactcttctaactgtcctaaatctctctgtaagatTTGAAAACTACTTCAttttccacaacgccacctatcttagtatcatctgtatacttagtaatccaatgtaccaccccatcatccagatcattaatgtatattgcaaacaacattggacccagtacagatccctgaggcacaccactagtcaacggcctccaacctgacaaacagttatccaccactactctctggcatctcccatccagccactgttgaatccatttattacttcaatattaatacctaacgattgaaccttcctaactaaccttccgtgcggaaccttgtcaaaggtctgactgaggtccggtacactgataaatacagcaggtgtgagaggagaaggtgactctgaacctgcagttcccagtgctccccacctgaacagctgaaacagatctaatgaagtcaaaggtctgactgaggtccggtacactgataaatacagcaggtgtgagaggagaaggtgactctgaacctgcagttcccagtgctccccacctgaacagctgaaacagatctactgaagacaaaggtctgactgaggtacggtacactgataaatacagcaggtgtgagaggagaaggtgactctgaacctgcggttcccagtgctccccacctgaacagctgaaacagatctactgaagacaagtcagagatcaaagtctccattgCCATGTAGAACTCATAGAACGTGCAGGAGATTAATATCGatcactattccctctgatatcagcagttcagtgacagtacactaaatacactcacctcattttcttccctactgaaatgtccctcctttgtcaacatccaactGAGACTTTCAACTTTTTCTTCAATCgcttgtttgagtctgtccctgtagaacttggtcagttggtacagtcgatactCGCCCCCCTCTGCCAGGAGGTCGGAGATTGTAAACTCTGTCTCTGCGAATATAAAATGAGAATGTAGTCACAAACTCAAATATCGCTTGTCTCCACCGCTCTCACCCAGCCCTAACAAACCAGTCATGTCTTgaaccttattgtttacctgctttCAGCTGGAAACACGTATTTTGCCCTAATCTCCAACACTGGCCTTAAAAAACCGACCCATCAATGCGCTGTGCGAGACGTTCCCAGAAGGAACCCATTCACCAGAAACCTGTCTCTCCCACCGTCCCACCCACTCACCGATTTCAGTTtaaaatgggcaataaatgttgggactgtcgcttcccagagatactctctcTATCCTGGTGAATACATTTCCCATAACTCATATCCTGGAAATTCTCTCTTATCTGGAGAGCTGCATTTCCTCCGatacacatcctggaaatcctcagagcaggtagGACATTTCCTCTAGTGCGGGAACCGGTGCCACACTACACCGACTGCACCACGCCCACACTTTATCCCTctctgaccaaccctccaacaAGGAATCACATTTACCCGCTTCCCACCTCATTCTGCGAACACATCACCCTCATGTCTCACTCACCCACTCCCTGTTGGGCACTTGACAATTCCGTGTTTAATGAGTTTCCGAGCTGACAGgaagtcgcctcacttgtgctgggtccagggtcctgctcagtgtctctgacgtcactgtctctgggctgacaggcagtcgcctcacttgtgccggttccagggtcctgctcagtgtctctgacgtcactgtctctgggctgacagtaagtcgcctcacttgtgccggttccagggtcctgctcagtgtctctgacgtcactgtctctgggctgaatttgctcctcctcctctgcggccggaccgcattccattgggacattgctctcaatctgaccctgctttggaACCTTGCTTCCCGTGTCCCGATCATCTTTCCTCGATGAGTTGCCTGGTAAAAACCTCTTGAGTACTTTCTGTACCGGATTTAATTTCCCACCTGCAGTAAATGATGAATTGCAGGTTTAGAGTGATTTATGCTCGAACAAGGATTCACAACGGGTGTCTGCAATGGAGCCAGGACTCTGGCTGACCGGATTTggagtgggactgtgctggtgAATGTGAACCACACTTCATGCCGGGTGACCATCACGGTAAGCCAGTGAGTGGATACATCCACTCCCAGAAAAAGAACTGGATAGACACAGTAATACTGATCACCGACTACGCATTAGCTGAACACACCAATAACTGGCGGTTATTAATAGAGAGACATTAGGAGATACCGGGAATTACCACTGGGATTATCTCCCATAAACATAAATCTCCCTGGATCACAAACTGTCCAGCCACCTGTATCACTCACAGACAAGCCACTGGATTACTCGTGGTCCGATCCTCCAGATCGAATGTTTTCCGGTTGCTTTGTCACACACTGTCTTGTACCCCGGGTCAAAGACTGACCACTGCCTTGAGACAGACAACGTCCAGCCCCCTGGGTTACAGATTGAACATAACCTTGAAGCCCATGATGCCTGGTCCCCTGGGTCTCATCATGTCTCCTGGATAATAATTGTCATGTAGCAGCTATACAAGTCATTGGCAAAGGGAGAGTCTTGCGTGCAGTTCCAGTAACTAAACAAAGTCTCGCTGAGAGAGCTTTGCATTTGCTAAGGATGCAGTTGCTAACAATCTACAGGATGGATGTGATTCAGCTGGGAAGAGTGTCGGGGAGATTCACAAGTACGTTACCGGATGGGGTTGTTTGTTATCTGGTTCGGCTGGGACAGTTTGCCCCGGAACACGGGAGCTTGAAGGGTAAACCTGCAcacgtaaaacagaatcagaatcagttttattatcaccggcatgtgaggtgaaatttgttaacttagcagcagcagttcaatgcaataggtAATCCAGcagggaaaaaataataatgattacaatttttaaaaagtacacaATTAaaccaattatgtatattgaatagatttttaaaaaatgtgcaaaaacagaaagactGTATATTTTGAACAAAgttaggtagtgtccaaagattcaatgtccatttaggaatgggatggcagagaggacgaatctgttcctgaatcactgagtgtgtgcattcaggcttctgtacctcctccctgatggtaacagtgagaaaagggcatgccctgggtgctacacgtccttaataatggacgctgcctttctgagacaccgctccctgaatatTTACAACTTCCGGCAGCTtctctcggtcctgtgcagtagcccctccagacCAGACAGTGACAAACTGATGCAGACCACAAATGAAGTGtctcctgatcctcagccatttCCAAAGCTGGCAATGTTCTCGGCTCGGCTACAGAAAACAGAGTTCGGAAAACCCCCCTCATCTACTTTGCGCAGCGAGGGGGGAGTTGAGAGCTGCCCTGACAAAACCTGAAATGTTGTATTATCGCACAATCTTTGAAATCCAGGAAATGCTCTTGTCACCTGCCTCTGAATTTTGTAAATGAAAGTTGAAGATGTCTTTCACCTCTAAACAGGCCCTGATGTGCAACAAACACTGAACCTAGATaatgttgtaggggtggaactggactctctgatggtggtatctgaaaagaggatgctgtccaagttgcatgccatcttggaaaatgctcccctccactccataatgtactggttaggcacaggagtacattcagccagagactcattccaccgagatgcaacactgagcgtcataggaagtcattcctgcctgtggccatcaaactatacaactcctccctcagagtgtcagacaccctgagccaataggctggtcctggacttatttccacttggcatgattaaattattattatttatggttttatattgctatacttcTACACTATCcgtggttggtgcagctgtaatgaaatccaatttccctcgggatcattaatgtatgtccgtctgtctgtaGACTTTTACATAACAAACAACaccgctgtcacattcctgttCGTGTTTCACTCTCACGCTGCTGATTCGGGGTCTCCggctcctttcactcaggtgaagctttgcctggtgagtggagtcattcgaccattactggtgtcaggtccctgcgctggaactgttggaCCGATCGATTACACAAAGGCActttaccagtgggatcaatGACACTGCTTGATGAAACTTTTTCTCTGCCCTGTTAGCGCCTGTGTAAGCTTCTTCATCTGAACTATtgtgcaccaacagggcagaagTTTAGTTATAAAGATCCGGGTGAACATACCTgtagccattctgattctgactgacggttgttgattgtcgtcgtcttgtttACACTGTGATTCCGGTGCAGGACAGCGCCGCCTTCTGGTGATGCCCTGAATTACACACAACAAGCAGatagtgagtcagagagagttggattactttgcaaatgtgacagtacagccattctctgtATCAGAGCCGCAGTTCGCATCAACTCCCAAACCATGTCTGTAAGTCTGTCCAGTGATACCTAGAGCATTCTCCCGATAGAGGCACAGAGCAACAGAGCACAAATacggacccttcagcccatcgagacgtTTTCCTCCTGGCCTCTTCCTTCCATCTTCACATCCCAGCTGCTTCTGGAATTATACAATTGCGTCTGCTTcatccatttcctctggcagttcccGCCACATAATCACCAGCCTCTGCATGAAACCGTTGCTGCTCGGGTTGGTTTTGGAATCTATTTACCATCCTCTGCCCATTTAGATCCCCTATAAGCGACGATAATATTCACCGTGAGTACCATCTACTAATTGTCTGTCATCGGCGAAATTTCTGGTCAAGCCTTGTGCACTTGCTTTGTAATCATTGCTATCAAATAACGAATATCAAATGTCCCAACCTGTAGCCTCGCGGTATACCACTAGTTACCCGCCTCCACTCTGAGGAGAAACCTTcatccaccactctttgcttgctaGCTTCAAGGCAACTTGTGAACCCAACTAGCTCTGTCTCTGTACCGCATGGGACGTTATCTTCCAGACCAAGCTGTCATGAGGCAGCTTGCCAATGTACAATACCCACTCCCcaaccctcattgacaatcatcttcaaaaatcttaaAAAAGTATTGTTGAACACAACTTCCCATGCACAATGCCATGGTGACTCATGATCAGTCTTCGTTGAACTCTGTAGATATTCTGTGTGTGACTGGTCCATATTGTGGAAAATTGTCTCCGGCACCTCACTTTTTTTGCTTATTTCGGGGGtaccaggcaaggttgtcctcttagtccattattatttgatattgcgctggaacctttggcaattgctattagagaatcacctaacatttttggcattactcgcgGGATGGATATCCGTAAGTTATCTTAATATGCAGACAACTTGTTATTatacatttctgatcctgagaaatccattactgcagttatatcattgttggctcagtttagtaatttttccgggtataaactgaattttaataagagtgaattgttccccCTAAATAGGCAGGTTCCAATTCACAGAAATTTGCCGTTTAAATTAGTTACtgtttattttatatacttagggattaaaattacaaaaaaaagcatttaTTTAAGGTTATTTTTTTACCATTAATTGATCACATTAAATATTTGTTTACTAAATGttcaccattgtctttatcattgataagtcggattaatgctattaaggtgATTTTTCACCTAtgttcttatatatatttcaagcggtaccaatttttattccgaaatctttttttgtcAATGTTCATTGAAAATTTTTTCATATATTTCTGGCCGAATAAAAATTCCAGGTTAGGTTAAAGACATTTACAAAAGTTAAAAacggaaggtggattggcattgccaaattttagattttattgctGGGCAATTAATATCCCATATTTGATATACTGGTCAGCGACAGTTCGCCTGTTGAAAGTCCGATAGTCCGCACACATGCGTACCCTTCTCATCTTATTCCGGGCCACTACTATTCGGGACGCATACggggcttcgggactcagtgataattccagtttccttcaacttacacaagtGCTGCTGCAAGTCTTCCACATCTGTTGGGGCCAGTCGCCGTGACCTCTCTCTGAACAGTGTGTCCTCAGTCACTCGGATGATATGGCGAGTGCTCTTGGAGCAACCCACATCAAATTCGCCAAGAGAAAAAAACATCtttcagcttcaacatcttctccaccagcctgcGTTTCTGCTCCGGTGACACAGGAGAATCCCGAAAGTTAAAGGCCTCAGTGGTAAGCTTTCCTCTGCTTTCCAATCCTTCCCCTCTAGTGGGCCTCACAggggcgctagacattaccgtcaccgggaacaaatgcgccAGCGGGATCCCTCTCTTAAAAGTAATTTCACCTGCcatagtgttcctgacactcacggCCATCCGCCTCGCAGGTACCACCGCTggcctctgcacttcgggcc includes the following:
- the LOC140720121 gene encoding NACHT, LRR and PYD domains-containing protein 12-like isoform X3; this encodes MATGGKLNPVQKVLKRFLPGNSSRKDDRDTGSKVPKQGQIESNVPMECGPAAEEEEQIQPRDSDVRDTEQDPGTGTSEATYCQPRDSDVRDTEQDPGTGTSEATACQPRDSDVRDTEQDPGPSTSEATSCQLGNSLNTELSSAQQGVETEFTISDLLAEGGEYRLYQLTKFYRDRLKQAIEEKVESLSWMLTKEGHFSREENEKVTELTEKGNRTECSRLFLSLVMGKGSRARRAMWESFVMWRTELPKLDRILREIQELGPDPEEYINIAQGLSELPTELIDVQQKHKETLRAQTETLRVNTILMREKVKVFQLVDRYTKLTVISTLRDRRLVEHELLARGRDHEDYREKHLRRALEKIQTAQLFHSSFSRSKSKSGSSAAVAGVPGIGKTTMVQKIVYDWAEGKIFQQFQFVFSFKFRDLNSINCRINLRELILDQYPYFGNILREVWKNPEGLLFIFDGLDEFNDTIDFADSRRNTDPQDSCTDPEFRCKVSDIVYSLIQGKLLPGCSVLVTTRPTVLHFLEKANIGVWAEILGFVGEERKEYFIRHFEDQTVAAAVFKHVQENEILYTMSYNPSYCWILALALGPFFTQRVRDPQRVPKTITQLYSYYIYNILKNHGREIERPRDVLLRVGQMAYRGVSEKKIVFADGDLIKFNLQPSQFLSGFLMELLEREDSAQSVVYTFPHLTIQEFVAAVAQFLTVHPENILKFLTEAHKTKDGRFEVFLRFVAGLSNPMTAQGLEEFLGPFPHETTCRVIDWLKNKVKRQSRNTGDIGRRRLLNTLHYLFESQNRVLAQAALGSVETLSFSGTTLTPVDCAVLSHAIGLCDTIKYLNLEKCNIQCEGIQRLGPGLHKCQELRLGENELGDSGVKLVSAALRNPECKIQKLGLNNVGLTDSGAEDFASALSTNRSLTELYLSGDKLQDSRVKLVSAALRNPECKIQRLRLYNVGLTDSGAEDLVSALSTNPLLTELDLGYNSLTDGSVPGLRRLILTLPSLKLIWLDGNRFSETGRKELRSLREVRPGLRVDL
- the LOC140720121 gene encoding NACHT, LRR and PYD domains-containing protein 3-like isoform X2; translation: MATGGKLNPVQKVLKRFLPGNSSRKDDRDTGSKVPKQGQIESNVPMECGPAAEEEEQIQPRDSDVRDTEQDPGTGTSEATYCQPRDSDVRDTEQDPGTGTSEATACQPRDSDVRDTEQDPGPSTSEATSCQLGNSLNTELSSAQQGVEFTISDLLAEGGEYRLYQLTKFYRDRLKQAIEEKVESLSWMLTKEGHFSREENEKVTELTEKGNRTECSRLFLSLVMGKGSRARRAMWESFVMWRTELPKLDRILREIQELGPDPEEYINIAQGLSELPTELIDVQQKHKETLRAQTETLRVNTILMREKVKVFQLVDRYTKLTVISTLRDRRLVEHELLARGRDHEDYREKHLRRALEKIQTAQLFHSSFSRSKSKSGSSAAVAGVPGIGKTTMVQKIVYDWAEGKIFQQFQFVFSFKFRDLNSINCRINLRELILDQYPYFGNILREVWKNPEGLLFIFDGLDEFNDTIDFADSRRNTDPQDSCTDPEFRCKVSDIVYSLIQGKLLPGCSVLVTTRPTVLHFLEKANIGVWAEILGFVGEERKEYFIRHFEDQTVAAAVFKHVQENEILYTMSYNPSYCWILALALGPFFTQRVRDPQRVPKTITQLYSYYIYNILKNHGREIERPRDVLLRVGQMAYRGVSEKKIVFADGDLIKFNLQPSQFLSGFLMELLEREDSAQSVVYTFPHLTIQEFVAAVAQFLTVHPENILKFLTEAHKTKDGRFEVFLRFVAGLSNPMTAQGLEEFLGPFPHETTCRVIDWLKNKVKRQSRNTGDIGRRRLLNTLHYLFESQNRVLAQAALGSVETLSFSGTTLTPVDCAVLSHAIGLCDTIKYLNLEKCNIQCEGIQRLGPGLHKCQELRLGENELGDSGVKLVSAALRNPECKIQKLGLNNVGLTDSGAEDFTSALSTKPSLTELDLSCNKLGDSGVKLVLSALRISECKIQKLWLLDVSLTDSGAEDLVSALSTNPSLTELDSNCYKLGYFGVKLVFSALRNPECKIQKLRLNNVGLTDSGAEDFASALSTNRSLTELYLSGDKLQDSRVKLVSAALRNPECKIQRLRLYNVGLTDSGAEDLVSALSTNPLLTELDLGYNSLTDGSVPGLRRLILTLPSLKLIWLDGNRFSETGRKELRSLREVRPGLRVDL